The sequence below is a genomic window from Scylla paramamosain isolate STU-SP2022 chromosome 38, ASM3559412v1, whole genome shotgun sequence.
taaaataaacaaacaatgatACTTCTGaacaaaaaatgctgaaacgagAACTACATTTTGTCTCCTGAAAACTGAGCGCAGCTGTGAGTTACGAGATGCGTCACACGAAAAGGTTGTTCAGGAAACCCTTCAACACAAACTaataaacaaacactgaaaaaagagacaaaagctTGTAAACGGCCATGTAAGtatctgaataataataataataataataataataataataataataataataataataataataacaataataataataataataatgacaacaacaacaacaacagtaacaatggCGATTAGTAGACACAGGGACATCACGGGAAGGAGCGCACACACCGCGGTATCCGGCACAGCTGAGGGCCaggccttcaccaccaccaccaccaccaccaacaccaactgGCGGGTCGTGGCGCCCCcagagaatattatgaaaagcTATGCCAGACCCAGACCGATTTGCACGCTTCTCTATCAcgtggttagtagtagtagtagtactagtggtagtagtagtagtagtagtagtagtagtagtagtagtagtagtagtagtagtagtagtagtagtagtagtagtagtagtaagagaagcTACAATCGATATTAAGAGAACGGCTCCTTTTCCTGTCTGTCAGCGACTTATCTCTCGGCGTGGATCACCCAGGAGGGCTGCCAGCACTCTTCTGTCCACCGTCTTCCAGCTGCCGCCTCGCCCGCAGTGCAGACAAGGCGGCGCTCGTCCCTGACAGCTGTGCACGGCTTGCAGCACCGGGGCAGCACCTCGCTGCGCGCCACCAGGCACGCGGCGGCGCTGAGGGAGCCACGCACTGTCACACCACGTGGTGGGGCGTCCCGGGAGCACCGGGGACACagtacaatgttttttttttttttctctctctcatgagaaTACCACGATATCATAAGTGACACGCCGTCACGGCGGCTGATAAGGCGCCGCGCGTGCCAGACACCAGCTGCCAAAATGTGTCACAAAATTAACTTGAAATACAACACAAGTGAGACTTCCAGGCGGCTTGTGCAGCCTGGCGGCGGCTTGTGCAgcctggcggcggcggcggcagcggcggcggcgcgaGTTATCGCTGGGGTGGGATTCTCTCTGTATTACAAGTGGGACGTCGCTTCCCGACCATCGGCCACCGTCTTGGGGACACGGCTCGCTAGAGGCATGCTGTTAGTCCTCagggggagggacgggaggaaaGGGGGGCAGTGGGGATGAGGTGGGGGCAACAGCCTGGCAGGGGCACAgacgtggtggtgtggtgtgggagATGGGCCTTACCTGAGGGTGCAGGGGCTACCTGTAGCCTACATGCAGCGGGTGTGAGGTGATACAAGGGTGGCTACCTGTAGCCTGTGAGTGGTGGTGCGAGGGGGCAGCTAGTGGTGCAGGGGGCGGCTACCTGTAGCCTGAGACACAGGGGATTGCTAAATGTGGTACATACCAAGGCTAGGCTGAGGAGTACGGGGGCATGGGTGCTGGGCTACCTGTAGCCTGTGGGGATcctgagatgtgtgtgtgtgtgtgtgtgtgtgtgtgtgtgtgtgtgtgtgtgtgtgtgtgtgtgtgtgtgtgtgtgtgtgtgtgtgtgtgtgtgtgtgtgtgtgtgtgtgtgtgtgtgtgtgtagacgacatgcaggagaggagggagtgcaTTAATGGAGGTGATGGTAGTGTAGCATTGATGGATgtggagggaggtgagtgcTGTGGCTGCTGTGTGGGTGCTGACTGCTGTGTGGTGAGGAAGGGGGACGGGGAgtgggtggagagaggaaaaagacaagggaGGCATGGGCTGTGAGAGGCTTGAGAGGGAATCCTGAGGGCCATTTGTGTCGGAGAGTGGAGTGGCGGGACACGGGGCGGGTGGAGCGCATTAGTGCGATTCGTCTGTTAGTCTTCAAGGTGACCCACTTTTGAGGCGGTGGAGGTGATTGGCTCCCACGTGGACAGCTGGTTGGAGGCTGTGGGGGGTGTGGTGGGGGCATTATGTGGCGGTGTCAGGGCGTGTGGGCGGCGTGGGTGGGGGCGACTCATGCTCCACGCTGCTCCCCTCGCTGATCAAGGCAGcaacctcccccttctcttcaaACATGCGAACCTGACAGGGTAAGGAGAGGATTAAGCACATGTTCTggacaacacagcaacacaaacacatatcACACTACACCAGAACAATGTCCCTGAGAGTACAGATTTACACAGGACAGACCCTGCAAGATATGTGATGAAGACACACTCACCTGATGCACGTTTTCGCTGTGGAGACGCCGCCAGGTGAAAGGTTTGCGATCCGTGTTGACATCTGAATTTGAGGCGCTGTAGGTGGGGTTGGTGTAAGTGAGGGCACCACCGTCAGGCTCGTTCACCATCTTGGTCTGCCGTTTGAACTTCCACCatgccaccaccgccatcatggCCAGCGCagacaccaccagcaccagcaccagcaccccCAGCAGCGGCACCAGCCCCCGGTGCGTTGGTCTTGTCCCATCGGTTGCGGTGCCAGTTTGGCTCAATGAGGCGAATCTCGTTATTCGACCAGCGCGTCCCATTCACCTTAAACCTTGGACCTGCTGAGATGCAGAACGTGTGGTGGCGTCACATGCCTGTCGTGAAATCCACCCTGTCATGCAAACTGTTGTGCTATTCAGTGGCAAGCCTATGAGAGTCTGGGTGTGTGAGGCAGCTTGGGGACATCTTGGAAACatgttatctatctatttcatcATATCTATTTTATCAGCAGAGTCCTTCAAGGAGGTGACCACAGCAGAGcaacctccatctctccctatcCAAACACTCCTACCTTGCGTCCTCAGGAACTTGGCCTCTACTAGCATCTATTGCACACCTGCACTCAAGCCATCCTTCCACCATTCAAGTAACCTCCCATTAGGGCCTTCAATTTCATTTACATTTCCTGATAAACTCTGCTCTTTATCACTTTCCTATtccaagaggaagaaggagggaatccAGGATACTTCTCTACAAATTTCACTCTTCATCATCactttaaaagagagagagagagagagagagagagagagagagagagagagagagagagagagagagagagagagagagagagagagagagagagagagagagagagagagagagagagagagagagagagagtgagagagagagagagagagagagagagagagagagagagagagagagagagagagagagagagagagagagagagagagagagagagagaaagaacactcACGGCTTGAACAGCCCCGCTCGTCTAGGATGTCAGGACAGGCACAGCGGTGGCCAGTGGGCAGATAGAAGCAGAGGTGAGTGCAGCCACCATTCCGATCACCACATGCGTTCCATCCAGGCTGTGATGAAGCAGTGACAGCCTtcacctccatcactccctgcaacaccacaacaccacacatgaGTCACCTACAGGGCATTTCCTCCAATCACTGCCTCTTTCTCTGCAGCCAATCAGATACCAGTGATTCTTCCAGTgactaagaaaataaggaaagctgcaagaagccatcagacatacatgtggcagtccctataagaaacatatctacctatttccacccatcatctccatccataaatttgtctaatcttttaaaactcccaaaTGACTCAGAACTATATGATCActaagtctattccattcatctgccacaTCACATGCAACAGAAATGAGAGTATACCCTTGCTGTCTTTTTATtcagctctccctcctcccccagcacACTTCACTGCCCCCCCTCCCCTAGTACTCACCTCAATAGTACTCCTCACCACCCTCCTGTTATGGCCTGAGGTCTTATCTGCCCTCTCAATTGCTGCCTTCTTCCAGTCAGTCCAGTAGATGTGCTGATCAAGCTGAAATATGGAACCAATAAACTGACTTGCCTATCATACATGGGGTTTGTTTCAACAGCAACTTCAAGTGTACATAATGACATGAAAATGATGCAAAATACAAGGCAACTCTGGCCATTTGATACACATGGGAAGGAAAATTGCATAGCCTTGTTAACTAAGTACATAATAATTCTGGTTGATTGTGTATTTCAATGGATTAAATATCAGATAACCTGAATTCCTCAGCACGAAAACAAGCTTACTTTTCCAACACTTACACAAGGTATTCTTGGTCACTGTAACCTTTATTatgcaagaggggcactggccaagggcaacaaaagatgCAAAAATATAGACCAGTCCCAAGTGAAAGGGCAAAATTCTGAATACACACTCACGCAAATGAAGACAAAATCATAACCAGTGTTAGACCAAAGGGGTGAGGGGCCTCCTGAATGAGAGTGACAACATTCCTGCCATCAAGGTCTGAGCAGTCAATGGTGTCCCCCTTGGCGTCATTCCAGTAAATCTTCCGTGCCTCATAGTCAATGGCAAGTCCGTTCGGCCACCCAACGTTCCTGTCCACAATGACTGTCCGAGCTGATCCATCGAGATATGAACGCTCAATCTTGGAAGGCTTGCCCCAGTCAGTCCAGAAGAGCAGGCTGGAAGGATGAGACAGGCTTAGGACCATATCACTAAGCCATTACTGTTAAAAGCCACTATTTTTTTGAACCATGGAGGAttaatgtatttttgtgtaagaaattatttctctctcttacccttcaCTAGGAAACACAGCCACAGCTCGTGGTGAATCCAGACTGTTGTTGATGATCACTTTCGCTGAGGAGCCATCCAGCCTCGCCACCTCCACAACCTTCCGCATTGAGTCTGTCCAGTAGATGTTGTTGGCCACCCAGTCCACAGCCAGACTGTCAGGTGTGGTGTAGCCTGGGGAGAGGACTGACCAGGGGTAGGACATGTTCCTCAGAGACACAACCCTGGAAAGTAATGCTGCAGTATTAGTTATGAtggttgtagtagaagtagtggtagtattagtggtcCAACAGAAAGGCTCTCATCTCTACCAGGGTCTTAAGAGGCTATTAACCTCTTTAAAGTAATGATAACCACATCACCTCACCTTATGACCTGCAGATCAGCCTCAGCGTAGAAAAGAAGTCGCTTCTCGTAATGCACGTCAACAGAGATGGGGTGTGAGGTGGCTGGGATGGGAAGCGGAAACTCCCACAGTGGCTCGACATCAAGAGAGATGCGTCCCAGTGTCCCCTTGGCGCCATAGATCAGATATTTCTGTGGTTCGTCCTCACAGCGAGAAGGATCACCCTGAGAAGCAAGGTAGCaaaggtgaggaaagaacatacacaaaggaacaggaaaaataatagtCTTTCAAGATTTTAATGATggtttaacaagaattttgcatcatcagtaaGAAAATACATCAAGAGAATCCTctgaaaataaaacatacaatTCTGAAGCACTTAAAAACAGCCTAAGGTTACCAAAATCAAGTTTATGGAAGACAGAAGCAGGTACCTCCAATGTCATGAGACCAGTGGGGCAGGCGCAGGTGTATCCATTGGGCTGGCGGAGACACAGGTGAGAGCAGCCCCCGTTGTTTGTTCCACATGCATTCCTCACCACATCAGGGCCCTGGGAAGGAGACAACAAGGTATATGAGGTGAGGaagacacaaacactcacaagGAAAGCCTTAACATCCATTCTTGCCAAATAAACTGCACGTAACTGGCACTACCCATGAATGTCAACCCTGGATAATCTCAGAGGAAGATGCTGTGAGGAAGACAAACACTCACAGGTAAAGCCTTGACATCCATAATCCCTGCCAGCCCCTCCCTGATGGTGGAGGGTGAGCGGCCGGTTCTCTTGAGGGTTCGGTTGAGGGATTTGGTCTCCCAGTCTGTCCAGTAGAGCCAGCGTCCCTGAGTGCTCACGCCGTAGGGATGAGGAAGACCTGGTTGTGTTGACAGTGAGAGTGACAGATTAGAACCACATTACATCACCACAGTGGATCTTTTTTTACCTAggtcttctcttttctcaggattttttttaattttttttatctcagtgAGCCTCTTTTCATAGtgggtctttttcctcctttcctgaaTCCTTACCTGTTATCACCCTGCGTCTGTTGAGTCCATCCAATCCTATGGCCTCAATTACGTTAGCCTTGGCATCTGTCCAGTACAGCTCCAGGTCCTGCCAGTCCACGGTGAGTCCATTGGGCCACGCCACGTCTGTATCCACCAGCACcatcctgccaccaccaccacaaccaaagGGAAGACCAAATATTTAGCATTAGCATCCTAGCCAGTGAAGGAAGGACCAAATATTAAGCATTAGCATCCCAGCCAGTCACATTACTCACTTTCCCTGCAGAATATCACTcacagaagaatgaaaagaaatcaaaattaaaggaaaagctTGGTTCATGGAAAGTCAGAAGTTCTAATGTGTTACTATACAagtttccattccttccttcctttttctcctctttccttcacctcccaaGTTCATGTAAGGCTCAGATCTAATGTTTCACTATACAAGTCCCTCTTTCGTtctctccaatctctctcttcttcttcagcttTCCAGTTCATATAAAGCTTGGGAGTTCTAATGTTCTAGTATACAAATCTCTGCTccttctctcctactcctccctgtGTTTCAGCTCCACACCTATTATTGCCATCCATGTCTGCAGTCTCAATCCTTGGGTACTGCTCATCCCAGTCAGTCCAAAAGAGGCGTCCTGATGGGTAGTGGGTGGTGATGGCCCGGGGACGGTTCAGCCCAGTGAACAGCACCCGCCTGTGAGTCCCATCCAGCTCACTCACCTCAACAGACTGCATGGCAAGGTCAGTCCAGTACATCTGTAAGGGAagggtttttcttttctttctctttaggTAAGAGGAGGGTCTGGTCTAGGGGAAGGGTGGAAAAGAGTCACTCAAGATTGTATGTGTTGtttgatgaagggaaggatcAAGGGTGCCATGGGTGAAAGGTACCATTGATTCTAAATGAGGGAGAATAGGAATAGTATCTGGAGTCATAGGAatcttttatattattgtttatGAAAGTTATAGCTTACATCTACAGCCACAAGGGATAACAAGTATGGTGACAAGGACAGCCATACAATCTATACCATTCAGACTATTAATTAataactgacagacaaacattcTAGTCAATACCTTCCTGCCAGTAGCATCCACAGCAATACCCTCCACGCTGTTGATGGCCGAGGTCACAACTGGGGTCGCCACTTGGCCATTGTGGGACACCCTGAAGATGATGGCAGCAGCACTGTCTGGCAGGAAGATGTCCCCTGCAATGGCACAACACTCAGTGAGGGAATGGAATGATGGGAAGCAGTGTGTGGGGTGAGTGATGAGATGAAGAGTTGATATGTAGTTAGACATGTGATGAATCCAGACAATAAATGATTTCTGTAATGAAACTGATGAATTATAATATATGACAGTCCTGTATTGAAATAAGGAACACTGAAATGAAAAACTGCAGCAAAGCAAGGGAAGTCacataatgaaaagaaaacccaCACCAAGTTTCTGTACTAATCACACATCAACGGAGCAGAGGCAAGGTGACTACAGCTGACAGGACAGTGAAGCAGACCTGTCACAGCatcaatgtccagggccacggCGTGCTGGAGTCCCTGGAGAGGCAGGATGACGTCAACTCGATAAGGGGTGTCCAGGGAGACTAGCCGCACATCCTCCCGGCGGGCAAACACCAATGCCTTCTCTGGTCCATCATAGCAGGTTGAGGCGATCAGTCTGCAAGTAACACAAACATTAGCACATATATTATCATACCCATTAGCTTACATATTACTCAATTCAGGTTACAtgtgtcttgttttcttccatAAGCACCAGTCTTTGTCTATTCAGGCAATacgtcttatttctttttcaggcTTGCAACATTATTCAGTTCAGGTTACAAATGTCTTACTTCTCCTTCAGGTTGCAAATAACATACACATTAGATTAAGTTTTCGTCAATTCTGCTAAAAAatatctaatttctctctttgtcaATTCAGGTGAcaaatgttttatttctcatAAATGTTTAGctacatcatcaacactgcagTTCTTACAAtcacaaaaaagtaaaaggaacagGAAGTGCCATACTCATCAACACAACAAAGAAGTCTCCTCTATTCCCAAACTGAAGAGCAtctgttgctactactgttattacctTCAGTTTGACGCCAGTGGGACAGGCACACTTGCGACCTGAGACACTGGGGCTGAGCAGACACAAATGGGAGCAGCCACCATTCATTATGTCACATGCGGAGGAAATGGTTGGCTGGGACCGTTCAAACACCTTCACCTCCATCATATCCTTGAGACCTTGgctgagaggagggagataatAATAGGAATCTTTATCTGTCCCTGTTTTCAAAGAGTGAGTGTTGGATGACAGGAGAGGATGCAATAGGAAGACTTGAACATATGAGTGTGAAGAGAaattgctggagagagagagagagagagagagagagagagagagagagagagagagagagagagagagagagagagagagagagagagagagagagagagagagagagagagagagagagagagagagagagagagagagagagagagagagagagagagagagagagagagagagaaggattaatATGAAATGTGAGGAAGATTCTAACCtgattataatttttctctatGACTGAGTAAGGTATTTCTCTTCCTACACAGCTGTCTCAAATTATTATACTGAATAAGCAAAAAAACCTactatcttcattattttttactatagGTGCCTGTAAAGTCTCTGTACAGTGCCTTCAGTGGTGTAAATTGTATATCACAGTGCTGGACTTAACAATGGTCATAATTCTGATATATGAAACAACCTAACTGGGGATTTAGATTAAAAAATTACTCACACAATGGTCTGCCTGTTAGCACCAGTCTCCTTGTCAGCCATGTACATGCTCTTGGTGTCCCAGTCGGTCCAGAAGACAAGGTTCCTCCACAGGGCAAGGCCAAAGGGGTGGTCCAGTTCCCCCGCTGAAGACACACAAGAATGGAGATGTGACATGTGAACTAAGCTTTGCAGTTATGACATATTTATATGAGGAGATAAGCAAGATGCACCAAGGTATGCCAAACAGACTCTGGTGTGTGTTTGCTATCAAGAAAACCTGGATTCTCATCACCTCCTTTCTGCTGGTAGTTTCCTTCCCACTCCCTTGGTTTTTCTATAtcattctttctctgtttttttatttctttccttctgttctaaGCAATCTTATCAGTTTTCTTTCAATCACTCTactacattcattcttccctcttttcatctcccttctccttatccccctgctctctctccctcacctcccttcaccactgctcttcttcctctgctctctcccccacctccctcaaacactcctctccttacccttctgctctttctctcttcccacttacctctctgctctctctctcccctccctcacctcctgccTCAAGACCACTTACAGATCAGTGCCCTTCTCTGAGTCCCATCCAGCCTGGCCATCTCAATAGACTTGGTAGAGGCATCCAGCCAGTACAAGAGTCTCCGGCTGTGGTCGATGGCTAGTCCGTTGGGCCACTTAAGGTTTGTACTGACCAACACCCTTGGGTTCTCGCCATCCATCCCTGCCTGCTCGATCTTGGCTTGCTTCCCCCAGTCAGTCCAGAACATGTAGCCATCTGATGAATTGTACCATTGTTTTTAGTGACAATAGGGCAATAATCATGGCAGAAAATAGTTATTagtctttatcattattgttttcatcatgATTTATTACTGTCATCATTACTTTTGTTCATCATGGTGGGAAACAATTATCACATCACTGTTATTTATATCAAAATTGAACataatttctctccctctctttctctctcacccttagGATCCACCACAATGTCTCGAGGTTTGTCCAGGCCACGCCACACCAGAAGGCAGCGCATGGAGCCGTCCAGATTGGCCACCTCCACACGATTGGTGCCGGCATCTGTCCAGTACAGCTTATGGCCCACCCAGTCCACTGCCACGCCTGCCGGCATCTCTACAGTGCCAAGAGGGAGTCAGTGGGTCAGGAGAATGCTGGTGTGTGAGTCAGATGATCAGCAAATGCAAGTATGTAAGAGTAAGCAGTGATAAATGGACTCAATAAACAatgaggaataaggaagtaagGTCAAGAGAGGCAATGTGATGCATGATAAATAGTAAGGAAAGTCAAGAAACAGAAAGGTAACCAAGCCAGACAGGAGGCCTCACCTAAGCCACTCCTGACAATAGTCATGTGATGTGAGCCGTTGTGAGATGTGCCCTGCTAATGGTCTTAGCCTTGATGTCCGTCCAGAAGATGAGGTCCTCTTTTGTGTAGGGGTCGAGAGCCACCGGAGCTTGGACGTTGCTGACGGGGACCACTGTATCTATCCTCACCTGCGCCATGTCGGAGGTGTTTGTGGCGCTGGGCGAGGTGGAGGCAATGGTGAAggcagtgttgttgttttcaagGATGTCCTCAAGTGAGATCATCCTGAGGCTCTTCCGCTGGGCAAAGATGAGGGTACGGTCTGGTCTCTCACTGCAGGTCCTGTACAGGGGAAgattggtggtggtaatgatgtaaGGCAGTGCTGTATGTCCTCTCTTGTGTAGTATTTGATGTCTATCATTCCTTGCTGTCATaggaacataagagcataagaaaataaaggaagctgcaacaagccatcaggtctaaatgtggcagtccctgtatgaagttCTGAAGACTACACTAAATACTAAATATCTCCATTGCTATTAAGATGTCCTGCCttgaaacattacaaaaacaaaggTATTTATCTGAGAACACAACAGCCATGAAACTTTTGCTGGGGACTAAACTTCAGTCAGGACACTTAAGGAAATGCAAATCCAATACATTACCAGCCAAGCCAAGACAACCAGCAAGGCATGAGTGGTCATGCATGACTTGTGTGTGAGAGCTTCCTGCCTGCCCACCTGCGATCTGGTCCAAGGATGAGGCCATGGGGGCAGTAACAGGCATAGGAGTCCTTGCTGGAAAGGCAGAGATGGGAGCAGGCGCCGTTCCTCAGGCTACACCCACGTTTCTCGGAATTCAACAGGCGGGGCTGACGAGTCGGGTGTAAGCTGATGGGGTGAGGGAGAAAAGCTTCACTCAGAGAGGTAAACAGAGAGGGATGGCAAAACATTGTAATAATAATGGGTGACTTTGGTATTCTGCTTCACCAAGGAAAGGCTAAAAGGAAAGGTTTCACTGATATGCGAAATGGTGAATGTGTGTAACTGTAAACCTAGAAGAGATGAGATAGGAAATATACACCTTCATTATGCAAGGCAGGAATGAGTAACAAATCTTCACCCCTGAATGGCACCAGATAAGACTTCAGATGACACTAAGAAAAGATGACCAAGGGAGGAAATgatatacaaaacacacacacacacacacacacacacacacacacacacacacacacacacacacacacacacacacacacacacacagggaggcgGCAAACAAACCTCCGTATATCCATGGGGAATGAGAGTCGGCCTTGAAGGGTGGTGTGACTCTGACCATTCCTCTTGTCAGCCTTTTCAATGGAGCGAGTGAGCCAGTCAGTCCAGTAGAGTGTGTCCTCGAACACTGTGATGGCGAAGGGATGACGCAGCCCCTCCAGGATCTGTGAGGGGGACAGGGACATGAAGTGGAAGCATAAATGAAAACGATGATTTGGGAATGAAATATTAGAGAGCGAGAATACAGGAGATCAAGACTGAAGGAATTAAGAGACACACcacaaaaggagagagacacCAAGACTACAGGAAGTATAGAAGAATGAGACTGGAGGAGCTAAGAGACACACCATTAAAAAGAGAGACACCAACACACCAGAGACTATGGAAGAACGTGGACAGAGAAACTaagacaccacaacaccagcagaACAGCAGCACACACTCACCGTCCTCCTGTTGGTACCGTCGATGTGAGCCGTCTCTATCACATGCTGCTTGGCGTCCACCCAGTACAGAGTCTCTGTGGGGTAGTCAAGTGTGATGCCGTTGGGCCAGTGCAGACCCTCCTCA
It includes:
- the LOC135091913 gene encoding LOW QUALITY PROTEIN: low-density lipoprotein receptor-related protein 4-like (The sequence of the model RefSeq protein was modified relative to this genomic sequence to represent the inferred CDS: deleted 3 bases in 2 codons), which encodes MWGSGDPSAAFPLGILLLLLAVLDGLVQGKEDYGRSEDGASGGTAGAAAGTAWTTSQEVVKRILPSDVQCQCNDGVLACRDEEGECACVANELLCDGHFDCLEGEDEAHCLREPCTGHLCTKTNKCVDSSLLCDGIDDCGDKSDERFCNLPQINANCTKPDQFTCADGKYCISVVWLCDGDADCQDKSDEADCSSQVPSQSTSVSVSHSPAPVSLRSTVCGDGRCIPKNWVCDGDPDCFDESDEQDCNKLSEPTCGPDQVLCTGDGRCIMQHYACDGENDCGDWSDEQNCDNETCPGDDFRCESGKCIERKKRGEKEDIVFIVDSYFSQVSATQRSPMPVPTAALPRSGSVMALRDCSDGSDEVGCEFSCPPEHYTCFHTACIPLHRLCDGHHDCLFGDDEVGCPTEECTTLQCSSNICNPAKNSCLCPPGHSLAADNTTCVDVDECSLFRPCSQTCENVVGGFNCSCIPDYYMLRPDHLTCKASPPPAYLIFSNRAEIRLISLDRRNYSSIAEGLQNAISIDFHYEHRLIYWSDVSLDVIMRAFMNGTGETAIVRWGLRIPSGVSVDWVNDHVYWLDGITMRIEVANLDGSCRRPLIWTNLQKPRGLLVHPHKNLLIWTDWGSNPRIERAYLDGSGRQVVIEEGLHWPNGITLDYPTETLYWVDAKQHVIETAHIDGTNRRTILEGLRHPFAITVFEDTLYWTDWLTRSIEKADKRNGQSHTTLQGRLSFPMDIRSLHPTRQPRLLNSEKRGCSLRNGACSHLCLSSKDSYACYCPHGLILGPDRRTCSERPDRTLIFAQRKSLRMISLEDILENNNTAFTIASTSPSATNTSDMAQVRIDTVVPVSNVQAPVALDPYTKEDLIFWTDIKAKTISRAHLNGSHHMTIVRSGLEMPAGVAVDWVGHKLYWTDAGTNRVEVANLDGSMRCLLVWRGLDKPRDIVVDPKDGYMFWTDWGKQAKIEQAGMDGENPRVLVSTNLKWPNGLAIDHSRRLLYWLDASTKSIEMARLDGTQRRALISGELDHPFGLALWRNLVFWTDWDTKSMYMADKETGANRQTIVQGLKDMMEVKVFERSQPTISSACDIMNGGCSHLCLLSPSVSGRKCACPTGVKLKVITVVATDALQLIASTCYDGPEKALVFARREDVRLVSLDTPYRVDVILPLQGLQHAVALDIDAVTGDIFLPDSAAAIIFRVSHNGQVATPVVTSAINSVEGIAVDATGRKMYWTDLAMQSVEVSELDGTHRRVLFTGLNRPRAITTHYPSGRLFWTDWDEQYPRIETADMDGNNRMVLVDTDVAWPNGLTVDWQDLELYWTDAKANVIEAIGLDGLNRRRVITGLPHPYGVSTQGRWLYWTDWETKSLNRTLKRTGRSPSTIREGLAGIMDVKALPGPDVVRNACGTNNGGCSHLCLRQPNGYTCACPTGLMTLEGDPSRCEDEPQKYLIYGAKGTLGRISLDVEPLWEFPLPIPATSHPISVDVHYEKRLLFYAEADLQVIRVVSLRNMSYPWSVLSPGYTTPDSLAVDWVANNIYWTDSMRKVVEVARLDGSSAKVIINNSLDSPRAVAVFPSEGLLFWTDWGKPSKIERSYLDGSARTVIVDRNVGWPNGLAIDYEARKIYWNDAKGDTIDCSDLDGRNVVTLIQEAPHPFGLTLLDQHIYWTDWKKAAIERADKTSGHNRRVVRSTIEGVMEVKAVTASSQPGWNACGDRNGGCTHLCFYLPTGHRCACPDILDERGCSSPGPRFKVNGTRWSNNEIRLIEPNWHRNRWDKTNAPGAGAAAGGAGAGAGGVCAGHDGGVAWWKFKRQTKMVNEPDGGALTYTNPTYSASNSDVNTDRKPFTWRRLHSENVHQVRMFEEKGEVAALISEGSSVEHESPPPTPPTRPDTAT